From Thermus tengchongensis, one genomic window encodes:
- a CDS encoding menaquinone biosynthesis family protein, which produces MEATVLKLGYSPCPNDTFIFYALTHGLVESPLPVEAVLEDVETLNRWALEGRLPLTKLSYAAYGRVRDRYVALRSGGALGRGVGPLVVAKKPLRSLKGARVAIPGRNTTAFLLLSLYAEGFEPVEVRYDRIMPLVAQGEVEAGLIIHESRFTYPEYGLVKVLDLGEWWEGETGLPLPLGAILARRDLGEGLIRALDEAVRRSLEYAFAHPEETLPYLKAHAQELSEEVIWAHVRTYVNGFSQDVGEEGEKAVKRLFAEAEARGLIPASEAPLFL; this is translated from the coding sequence CCCAACGACACCTTCATCTTCTACGCCCTGACCCACGGCCTTGTGGAGAGCCCGCTTCCCGTGGAGGCGGTTTTGGAGGACGTGGAAACCCTGAACCGCTGGGCTTTGGAGGGGAGGCTACCCCTGACCAAGCTCTCCTATGCCGCCTATGGGAGGGTGCGGGACCGGTATGTGGCCCTAAGGAGCGGGGGGGCTTTGGGCAGGGGCGTGGGCCCTTTGGTGGTGGCCAAAAAGCCCTTGAGGAGCCTGAAGGGAGCCCGGGTGGCCATACCCGGGCGGAACACCACGGCCTTTTTGCTCCTCTCCTTGTACGCGGAAGGGTTTGAGCCGGTGGAGGTGCGCTACGACCGGATCATGCCCCTGGTGGCCCAAGGGGAGGTGGAGGCGGGCCTCATCATCCACGAAAGCCGTTTCACCTACCCGGAGTACGGCCTGGTCAAGGTCCTGGACCTGGGGGAGTGGTGGGAAGGGGAAACGGGCCTGCCCCTCCCCTTGGGGGCCATCCTGGCCCGGCGGGACCTGGGGGAGGGGCTCATCCGGGCCCTGGACGAGGCGGTGCGGCGGAGCCTGGAATACGCCTTTGCCCATCCTGAAGAAACCCTTCCCTACCTAAAAGCCCATGCCCAGGAGCTTTCGGAGGAGGTGATCTGGGCCCATGTGCGCACCTATGTCAACGGGTTCAGCCAGGACGTGGGGGAGGAAGGGGAAAAAGCGGTGAAAAGGCTCTTCGCTGAGGCCGAGGCCCGGGGGCTTATCCCTGCCTCCGAAGCCCCCCTATTTTTGTAA
- a CDS encoding Crp/Fnr family transcriptional regulator produces the protein MFQELSLEARREMARVFQPKRVLRGTPLYALGDRADGVYLVREGLVWLEGPRSAEGEPATLGVVGPGGLFGEEALVGGGRRTSGATALTYAEFLFAPQEALAPVRARFPEVERFLLEALYARLKEAEERLWELRHLSVSQRLARLLLRLSQAGEVAFSHQDLARMVGATRETVTKLLGEWALSGVVDLGYRRVEVREPQALARLAEAL, from the coding sequence ATGTTCCAGGAGCTTTCCCTCGAGGCCCGGCGGGAGATGGCCAGGGTGTTCCAGCCCAAGAGGGTCTTGCGGGGTACCCCCCTCTACGCCCTGGGGGACCGGGCGGACGGGGTGTACCTGGTGCGGGAAGGGCTTGTCTGGCTGGAGGGGCCCCGCTCGGCGGAAGGGGAGCCCGCCACCTTGGGGGTGGTGGGGCCTGGAGGGCTTTTTGGGGAGGAGGCCCTAGTGGGGGGAGGAAGGCGCACTTCGGGGGCCACCGCCCTAACCTACGCTGAGTTCCTCTTCGCCCCCCAGGAAGCCCTGGCCCCCGTGCGGGCGCGTTTTCCCGAGGTGGAGCGCTTCCTCCTGGAGGCCCTCTACGCCCGGCTCAAGGAGGCGGAGGAGCGGCTTTGGGAACTGCGCCACCTTTCCGTGAGCCAGCGCTTGGCCCGGCTTCTCCTGAGGTTAAGCCAGGCGGGAGAGGTGGCCTTTTCCCACCAGGACCTGGCCCGCATGGTGGGGGCCACCCGGGAGACCGTGACCAAGCTCCTGGGGGAGTGGGCCCTTTCGGGGGTAGTGGACCTGGGCTACCGTAGGGTGGAGGTCCGGGAACCCCAGGCCCTTGCCCGCCTGGCCGAGGCGCTTTAG